A DNA window from Salvelinus sp. IW2-2015 linkage group LG4q.1:29, ASM291031v2, whole genome shotgun sequence contains the following coding sequences:
- the LOC111961363 gene encoding N-alpha-acetyltransferase 25, NatB auxiliary subunit: MAARGHVQDPNDRRLRPIYDYLDNGNNKMAIQQADKLLKKHKDLHCAKVLKAIGLQRTGKQDEAFSLAQEVATLEPTDDNSLQALTILYREMHHPELVTKLYEAAVKKVPLSEEYHSHLFMAYARVGEYKKMQQAGMALYKIVPKNPYYFWSVMSLVMQAISAQDEKLAQTMFLPLAERMVEKMVKEEKIEAEAEVQLYFMILERLGKCVEALDVVRGPLGEKLTSELRSRENKCMMMYQRLQLWPECNALSYKLLLKNPDDWQFYLSYFDSLFHLMDKSWSQPEEGEHCVEGPVQTTVAEAVKFVVDRMEEQDKKESRPLRGPYLACLELIHRLRQRGCPDEKELGDPLELMVQFFGKFGDKPCCITDLKIYLHLLPPEQRSQFKKRLGELVPLGEAGEDGFGFPGDTKALQRHLCVCQLSRALGLQHALDTEGKLRLITELKAHYHYGLQFGKSCLKTELQFSDMYCLMAAHVYIDLWTETGDENMLWQSLGVLEEGLSFSPSNAQFKLLLLLLFCRLGAFQPVVDLYSSLDAKHVQHDTIGYLLTRYAGSLGQFAAASQSCNFSLRFFHSNQKDTSEYIIQAYKYGAFEKIPEFIAFRTRLNQSLHFAQVRTERMLLDLYTEADVTLSLEESVKAMGVCPEEDDIPWDNMRDNRDLTVLVSWDPKDRELTEEHRRLSLEEESVWLKVRSLTLRLLASLALLGHAPSPRNSDKTNENGISAKSSTLQTLLSQLDQTLETAAQITEKQTQYPFLGPPSSRLATALSSGSCHCQASALQLSLTLRELETTGLDDSSELQTQICNAFKSSVAQLQEMLSRCKGEVLEMKDGRLTTRPSLLETLVFFVETVCVLLWVASYSASVLRPLKSSLQKKKKKKKDSSTAMPVVLCGFQEWTGSLQGVVTQALDHVKGQEASLTALKLAALTLEEGYSQTQEECGFTRAAMDKVQSSYLGSLQELGDLLRKRADLLKSLKI, from the exons ATGGCGGCGAGAGGCCATGTGCAAGACCCTAACGACAGGAGACTCAGACCCATTTACG ACTACCTGGACAATGGCAACAACAAGATGGCGATCCAGCAGGCTGACAAACTGCTGAAGAAACACAAGGACCTGCACTGTGCCAAG GTGTTGAAGGCCATCGGTCTGCAGCGAACAGGGAAGCAAGATGAGGCGTTTAGCCTGGCCCAGGAGGTGGCCACCCTGGAACCTACCGACGACAACTCACTACAGGCTCTCACTATACTGTACCGAGAGATGCACCacc ctgagTTGGTGACTAAGCTGTATGAAGCTGCTGTGAAGAAGGTTCCCCTCAGCGAGGAGTATCACTCTCACCTGTTCATGGCTTACGCCCGCGTTGGAGAGTACAAGAAGATGCAGCAG GCAGGGATGGCTTTGTATAAGATCGTTCCTAAGAACCCCTACTACTTCTGGTCTGTCATGAGTCTGGTCATGCAG GCCATCTCTGCGCAGGATGAGAAGCTGGCCCAGACCATGTTCCTGCCCCTGGCTGAACGCATGGTGGAGAAGAtggtgaaggaggagaagatCGAGGCTGAGGCTGAGGTGCAGCTGTACTTTATGATCCTGGAGCGACTGGGGAAGTGTGTGGAGGCTCTCGACGTGGTCCGCGGTCCACTGGGAG AGAAGTTGACCAGTGAGTTGCGGAGCAGGGAGAATAAGTGTATGATGATGTACCAACGACTGCAGCTCTGGCCTGAATGCAACGCTCTGTCCTACAAGCTACTGCTCAAAAA tccTGATGATTGGCAGTTCTATCTCTCCTATTTTGACTCTCTCTTCCACCTGATGGACAAGTCCTGGAGccagcctgaggaaggagagca cTGTGTGGAGGGCCCAGTGCAGACCACGGTGGCAGAGGCAGTGAAGTTTGTGGTGGACAGGATGGAGGAGCAGGACAAGAAGGAGTCGCGTCCTCTCAGAGGGCCCTACCTGGCCTGTCTGGAACTCatacacagactgagacagaggggctgcCCAGATGAGAAAGAGctag GTGACCCGTTGGAGCTGATGGTTCAGTTTTTTGGGAAGTTTGGAGACAAACCCTGCTGCATTACTGACCTGAAGATATACCTACACCTTCTGCCCCCCGAGCAACgctcacag TTTAAAAAACGTCTGGGGGAGTTGGTTCCGTTGGGGGAGGCGGGTGAGGATGGCTTTGGGTTTCCCGGGGACACGAAGGCGTTGcagagacacctgtgtgtgtgtcagctgagCCGGGCGCTGGGACTGCAACACGCTCTGGACACAGAGGGCAAGCTACGCCTCATCACAGAACTCAAAGCCCACTACCACTATGGACTACAGTTTG GGAAGTCGTGTCTGAAGACAGAGCTCCAGTTCTCTGACATGTACTGCCTCATGGCCGCCCACGTCTACATCGACCTCTGGACAGAAACCG GCGATGAGAACATGCTGTGGCAGTCTCTAGGCGTGTTAGAGGAGGGCTTGTCCTTCAGTCCCTCCAACGCCCAGTTcaaactactgctgctgctgctcttctGTCGCCTGGGAGCCTTCCAGCCCGTAGTGGACCTCTACTCCAGCCTGGATGCCAAGCATGTGCAGCACGACACCATAGG gtatCTGTTAACTCGTTATGCTGGCTCGTTGGGGCAGTTTGCTGCAGCCTCCCAGTCCTGTAACTTCTCCCTCAGGTTTTTTCACTCCAACCAGAAAGAT aCCTCCGAGTACATCATCCAGGCCTATAAGTATGGTGCGTTTGAGAAGATCCCAGAATTCATAGCGTTTAGAACCCGGCTCAACCAATCGTTGCACTTCGCTCAGGTCCGCACAGAGAGGATGTTACTGGACTTGTACACCGAGGCTGACGT CACATTGAGTCTGGAGGAGAGTGTGAAGGCGATGGGTGTGTGTCCTGAGGAAGATGATATTCCCTGGGACAACATGAGAGACAACAGAGACCTGACTGTCCTCGTCAGCTGGGACCCCaaggacag GGAGCTGACTGAGGAGCATCGTCGTCTGTCTCTAGAAGAGGAGTCCGTCTGGTTGAAGGTTCGCTCTCTCACACTCCGCCTCCTCGCCTCATTGGCTCTGCTCGGACACGCCCCCTCGCCACGGAACTCTGATAAGACCAATGAGAACGGTATATCGGCCAAAAGCTCCACCCTCCAGACCCTACTCTCCCAGCTAGATCAGACGCTTGAGACCGCTGCCCAGatcacagagaaacagacacag TACCCGTTCCTGGGGCCTCCCTCCTCCCGCCTGGCCACTGCTCTGTCTAGTGGCAGCTGTCACTGTCAGGCCTCTGCTCTGCAACTATCACTGACTCTACGAGAACTAGAGACCACTGGACTGG acGACTCGTCGGAACTCCAAACCCAGATCTGTAACGCCTTCAAATCATCAGTAGCACAGCTCCAAG AGATGTTATCTAGATGTAAAGGAGAAGTGTTGGAGATGAAAGACGGCAGATTGACGACCCGACCCTCCCTATTAGAAACGCTGGTCTTCTTCGTGGAG acggtgtgtgtgctgctgtgggtGGCCAGTTACTCTGCCAGCGTACTGCGACCGCTCAAGTCCAGcctacagaagaagaagaagaagaagaaggacagCAGCACCGCCATG CCAGTGGTGCTGTGTGGCTTCCAGGAGTGGACAGGCAGCCTGCAGGGTGTTGTGACCCAGGCTCTGGATC